The DNA segment CAGACGTCATCACCGCCGCTGAACGTGACGAATGCGCGTCACATGGCACTTATCGCCTCGCCGGGCTGGTGCGGACCATCGCCGCCGGCAAGGTCAATGTTGCTGCCAAGCCGAAAATCCAATCAGATCAATCCGCCATCGTCAGGGTCGATGCCGATATGGGCTTCTCCTCGCTTGCCTTCACGATGGGGATCGACGCCTTGACGGAAAGAGCTCGGAGCCACGGCGTTGCCGCCATGGCGATCAATCGCTGCTTTCATTTCACCGCACTCTGGCCGGAGGTCGAGGCTCTCGCCGAGCGGGGCCTCGTATCGCTCGCCATGACGCCGAGCCACAGTTGGGTCGCGCCAAACGGCGGCCGGACGCCGCTGTTCGGCACCAATCCACTCGCCTTCGGCTGGCCTCGGCCGGGACACCTGCCCTACATCTTCGACTTCGCGACCAGCGTCGTCGCGCGCGGCGAGATCGAACTTCATCGCCAGCGCAATCAGCCGATTCCCTATGGCTGGGCTCTCGATCGGCAGGGAAATCCGACCAACGACCCGATTGAGGCCATGGCCGGCGCGCAGATGACATTCGGCGGCCACAAGGGTTCAGCGCTTTCAACCATGATCGAGCTTCTCGCAGGCCCGCTGGTCGGAGATATGACAAGCCCGCAATCCCAGGCTTTCGATGATGGCGACGGCGGCGCCCCTGCCATGGTGAACTGATCATCGCACTGTCGCCCGACATGTTCATGGGCACGGAACGCGACAGGCATTTCAAAAGCGCCGAACGGCTGCTTGAGGCGATTCCAGCTCAGGGCGCCCGACTACCCTCGTCACGGCGCTTCGCCGCCAGGGCGCGCACAACGCGCGACGGAGTCCGCATCTCCGGCACCCAATATGACATTCTGATGCAACTGCTTGCGCAAGACGCAGCCGCCAATCTTAAGGAAAGACCATGAAAATCACCGGGGTGGACATCTACAAGTATACCGTCGGCTATGCCCACGGAACATACGTCATGTCTGGAGACCGTGTCGCGGCCACGGAAGACGGCACGGTCATCCGCATCCGCACCGACCAGGGTCTCGAAGGCTGGGGCGAGATCACGACACTCGGCAAGATCTACCTGCCGACCTTTCCAGATGGCATTCGGATCGCGCTGAAGGACCTCTCGGAGGCGCTGATCGGTACAGATCCAACCAATATCGGAATGGTCAACCGCATCATGGCCGGCACGTTGATGGGGCAGGAATTCGCCAAGAGCCCGATCGACATCGCTTGCTGGGATATTCTTGGCAAATCGCTCGGCCGGCCGATCTCGGCGCTGATCGGCGGCGTACTCAACGACCGCTTTCCAATCTACGAGGCAGTGCCGCTGGCCGCGCCTGAATCCATGGGCGAGTTCATTCGCGAACGGCGGGCCGCCGGCATCAATCGCTTCCAGCTCAAGGTCGGCAACAACCCCATGGATGATATTGCGCGGACCCGCGCCAGCGTGGAAGCTGGCGATTCCGAGACGATCATCGTGGCCGATTCCAACGGCGGCTGGTCGCTTGCGTCAGCGAAGCTCGCACTCCAAGGCATGGCCGGCCTCGCAGTCTATGTCGAGCAACCCTGCCGCTCGACGGCCGATTGCATCCTCGCGCATCGTGGATCAGCGCTTCCACTCGTTCTCGACGAGTCGATCGTCAACCACGACGAAATCTATCGCGCCAAGTATGAGGCCAACGCTGTATCGGTGAACCTCAAATTCGGCAAGCTTGGCGGCCTCACTAACACGATCAAAGCCCGCGACCTGCTACAGGAACTGAACATGGCGGTCTCGGTGGAGGACATGTGGGGCGGCGACATCATCACGGCCGCGACCAGCCATGTGGCGGCAACGACCCGGCCGGAATCGCTGCTGATGACTCCGTTCTTCAACGACTGGACGGACGGCCACGTTGCCAGCTATCTTCCACGCTCGTCAAACGGCTTCGGCTCCGCGCCGACCGGTCCCGGTCTCGGTATCGAGGTGGAGGTCGACAAGCTCGAACATCTGTTCACGGTGGGCCGCGCCTGAGAGCGAAAACCGGCCGACGCCGCCTGCGACGTCGGCCCCTTTTACTGTTCACCCACAGTTGCTTCTGTTGCGTCAGTCTGGTCGAGATGGAGAAGCGCCATTAGGCCAACCCGGATACGATCGATATGCATGCGCATGAAATCGGCCGCCTCTGCAAAACGCCGTTCCCGGCAGAGCCTTACGAGTTCCTTGTGTTCGCGGACGGCCCGCGCCCGATCGCCAGTAATGTTGGAGAGCTGAATTCGCGTGTGCCGGTCGCATTCGCCGAGGAGGTTCTGGACTGTACTGGTTATACGTGGGCTCCGCGCATGGGTATAAAGCAGCATGTGGAATTCGGAGTTCAGATCGTTCCAGCGGTCGATATCCAGCTTATCGATCGACGTTTCGTAACGGTCAAGGATTTTATCTAGCTTCTCGAAATCCGCGGGTGCGAGATGCGGCGCCGACCTTTCGAGTAAAAACGGCTCGAAAAGGATGCGCATGTTGAAGAGTTCTTCGACCTCCTCTGCACTTAGCTCTACGACCACGGCGCCGCGATGGGGCTGGATGCGCACGATCCCCTCGCTTTCGAGCAAGAGCAGGGCCTCGCGGATGGGTATGCGACTGATTCCGAATTCCTGCGCCAATTCCTCCTGACGCAACTGACGCCCCGGCGGAAAAACGCCCTCAAGGATCCGGCTTCGGATTTCCTCGGCAGCTGCGGTCGACATCGTCTTGTGCTTCAAGCTCTTGCTAACAGTCGCCACGCGGCATTCCTGCTTCACGCAGGTGCACATTTTATACAATGTGCAGAGCCAAATGCAAAGAGATGGCGACAACCGGCATGAGATCCAACTTCGCCCCAGTTTCGGGAAAGTCCTGAGTGTCAACCGGCGCCGAATATTGACCCTTAACAGGGCGCAAGCGCGTGGCCGCAAACGAGCCCTGGGAACACGAGCGCCGATGGCAATCCCGCAGGGCCCGAACCAGCGCTGGAGCATGGACTTCGTCTCGGTTGCGCTGGTCGACGGCAGGCGCTTCCGTATCCTGTATGTCCTCGACGAATTCAGCCGCGAGTGCCTTGCCACCGTGGTCGACAACTCGCTATCCGGCGAGCGTGTCGGCCGGGAACTGGATCGCATCGCGCTCACAACCGGTTACCCCTGCATGATCGTCTCGGACAACGGAACGGAGCTGACCTCGAACGCCATTGACCTGCCACTGAGAACTTCCTCCAGAATGGATTAGAGTCCGGCCCATTGAGGACGGACTTATGAAGAAGCAGCGATTTACGGAAGAGCAGATCATTGCGGTGCTGAAGGAGCAGGAGGCCGGAGCGAAAGCGGGCGATCTTTGCCGTAGGCACGGGATTTCCGAAGCGACCTTTTATAACTGGAAAGCTAAATACGGCGGCATGGAGGTATCTGAGGCCAAGCGCCTGAAGGCGCTGGAGGATGAGAACGCCAAGCTGAAGAAGCTGCTCGCCGAACAGATGCTGGATACAGCCGCACTCCGCGAACTTCTCTCAAAAAAATGGTAGGGCCTGCCGCCAAGCGTGACGCTGTCGCGCATCTGAAGGTCACGATGGGGCTTTCGGAACGGCGGGCCTGCCAGATTGTATGTGCCGACCGAAAGACGATCCGTTATCGATCCTCTCGACCGCCGGAGGTCGAGTTGCGAGCGAAGCTACGCGATCTGGCCAATGAGCGACGGCGGTTTGGCTACCGACGGCTGTTCATTCTGCTTCGGCGCGATGGGGAACCGTCCGGTGTCAATCGCATCTATCGGCTCTATCGCGAGGAAGGTCTCTGCGTGCGCAAACGCAAAGCCAGGCGTCGTGCTGTTGGCACGCGTGCGCCGATCCTCGTCGAAGCAAAAGCGAATGCTCGCTGGTCGCTGGATTTCGTCCACGATCAGTTCGCCTGCGGCAAACGCTTTCGCATCCTCAATGTGGTCGACGATGTCACACGCGAATGCCTGGCGGCGATCCCGGACACATCTATCTCTGGTCGCCGTGTCGCGAGGGAACTGACGACGCTTGTCGAGCGAAGGGGCAAGCCCGGCATGATTGTTTCAGACAACGGGACCGAACTGACCTCGAATGCCATCCTTGCTTGGTCGAAGGATCACAAGGTCGAGTGGCACTACATCGCGCCGGGAAGACCGATGCAAAATGGCTATGTCGAGAGCTTCAACGGCCGCATGCGCGACGAGCTGCTCAACGAGAGCCTGTTCTTCGGTCTCGATCATGCTCGCAGCGCCATTGCGGAATGGGCCGGCGACTACAACAATTTCCGGCCGCACTCATCGCTCGGATACCAGACCCCAGCGGACTATGCCGGGATCATCGCCGCAACCGGCTCCAACGCTACGCAATGTGGAAGCTCCGCGTTTCCGCCGGTTGCTCCCACCCCGCCATTTGGCTTATCAAAAAAACGCCGACGCTCTAATCGCAGCCGGATGAAACTTCAGTGGCAGGTCAAGCTTGCTTGTACTCGGCGGGGCTGAACCATGGCCGGTGAACAATCTTCCCCTGCGTCTTATACGGCGGCGACAGGTCGGGAAGATGCTGGAGCCATTTATGGCGAATGGCGGTTTTCAGGACCTGCCGGAGCGTGCCCACCTCGTCATGCAAGGTGCTGCGTGCCGGTGCCCTCCCCGTCGTGGACGTGGCAATGCGCTGCACGCGATAATCCTGAACTGTACCGGCATTGATTTCCGAGACGCCCATCTTGCCGAAGAACGGCACCAGATGGAGCCGCAGGCGGATGCTGTGACCCTCCACCCATTTGGGGCTGCGCTCCCCCTCGGTGATGGCCGCATATTCCTGCTCGAACTTCTTGGCGGCTTCCGCGAAGGTGGTTTCGGTCTTCAAAATACCCGCCGCCGATTTCCCGCGCAAACCGAGAAGCCAGTCTTCTGCAAAAGCCTTGGCCTGCTCCAAGCCGGTTTCCTTGGTGCTCACACGATACTGACGGCCCTTTATGGACGTAGAGCAATGCCAGACGCGGCCCCGCGCCGGTAAATCTGCACCAATCCTCCGAGGATTTCATGGCTTGGCATGCTGCCCTCCCATTTCGCTTATTGCTCGATATGGGAAGAGGGAATCACACCATCAAGCCTCCCGTCAAACGGGTGGGGTGTGTTTGTGCTGACTGTGTGCTAGGTCCAAAAACGACTTCAGCCTCCCGAAGGAGGCCGATTAAAGTCTTGATAGTCTTTAAGAAACTTGGTTGCGGGGCAGGATTTGAACCTGCGGCCTTCAGGTTATGAGCCTGACGAGCTACCGGGCTGCTCCACCCCGCGTTATTGTTTATGCATTGCAAAAGGGCCGCTTTGAGGGCGGCCCGATTTCGGCTTGGGCCGAGGCTTGTTATGAGAAGATTTGATTGCCTTTAGCAGACCTGGCAGCGACCTACTCTCCCGCGTCTTGAGACGAAGTACCATTGGCGCTGGGGCGTTTCACGGCCGTGTTCGGAATGGGAACGGGTGCAGCCACCCCGCCATGACCACCAGGTCGGCTAAGGGCAATCTTTTGAGAAGCTGGTAGAAGGCTCGAGCCTTCGTTTGTCTTAATTTTGTGAACACGTCTTTGATCTTTGGCCTGGCGTTTCGGAGCGAATCTCCGCAAGGCCAGAGGCCGTCGCGCCTGATGGCGCGGCCCGTCCGGAGCGCTTTGGCGCGTCAGGACAGAAGATCAGCATCATCAGTGCAGCTATGCTGCGCCGATGAGCATGAACAATGAGAACGATCAAGCCAATCGAGCTATTAGTACCGGTAAGCTTCACACATTGCTGCGCTTCCACACCCGGCCTATCAACGTGGTCGTCTTCCACGGCTCTCAAGGGAATACTCGTTTTCAGGTTGGTTTCCCGCTTAGATGCCTTCAGCGGTTATCCATTCCATATATAGCTACCCTGCTATGCCCTTGGCAGGACAACAGGTCCACCAGAGATATGTCCATCCCGGTCCTCTCGTACTAGGGACAGATCCTGTCAATATTCCTACACCCACGGCAGATAGGGACCGAACTGTCTCACGACGTTCTGAACCCAGCTCACGTACCGCTTTAATTGGCGAACAGCCAAACCCTTGGGACCTGCTCCAGCCCCAGGATGCGATGAGCCGACATCGAGGTGCCAAACAACCCCGTCGATATGGACTCTTGGGGTCATCAGCCTGTTATCCCCGGCGTACCTTTTATCCGTTGAGCGATGGCCCTTCCACGCGGGACCACCGGATCACTATGACCGACTTTCGTCTCTGCTCGACTTGTCAGTCTCGCAGTCAGGCGGCTTATGCCATTGCACTCGACGACCGATTTCCGACCGGTCTGAGCCCACCATCGCGCGCCTCCGTTACTCTTTCGGAGGCGACCGCCCCAGTCAAACTACCCACCATACACGGTCCCGGATCCGGATAACGGACCGCGGTTAGACATCCATGACGATAAGGGTGGTATTTCAAGGATGGCTCCACAGAAACTGGCGTCCCTGCTTCAAAGCCTACCACCTATCCTACACATGCCTTGGCGAATGCCAGTGTAAAGCTATAGTAAAGGTGCACGGGTCTTTCCGTCTGACCGCAGGAACCCGCATCTTCACGGGGAATTCAATTTCACTGAGTCTATGTTGGAGACAGCGGGAAGTCGTTACGCCATTCGTGCAGGTCGGAACTTACCCGACAAGGAATTTCGCTACCTTAGGACCGTTATAGTTACGGCCGCCGTTTACTGGGGCTTCAGTTCAGAGCTTGCACCCCTCCCTTTAACCTTCCAGCACCGGGCAGGCGTCAGACCCTATACGTCGTATTGCTACTTCGCAGAGCCCTGTGTTTTTGATAAACAGTCGCTACCCCTGGTCTGTGCCACCCCATCATACTTGCGTACAAAAGGGTCACGCTTCTTCCGAAGTTACGCGTGCAATTTGCCGAGTTCCTTCAACATAGTTCTCTCAAGCGCCTTGGTATACTCTACCTGACCACCTGTGTCGGTTTCGGGTACGGTCTATACGGTGGAGCTATTTCCTGGAACCTCTTCGCCGCCCAACCAATCCAATAAGGTTGAACAACACACGAGATCCGTCACTACCACCAGGCCCACGAATATTAACGTGGTTCCCATCGACTACGCGTGTCCGCCTCGTCTTAGGGCCGGCTAACCCTGCTCAGATTAACTTTAAGCAGGAACCCTTGGTCTTTCGGCGAGGGAGTCTCTCACTCCCTTTATCGTTACTCATGTCAACATTCGCACTTCCGATATCTCCAGCAGCCCTCACGGGTCCGCCTTCACAGACTTACGGAACGCTCCGCTACCACTTGCATTGCTGCAAATCCTCAGCTTCGGTGCATGGCTTTAGCCCCGTTACATTTTCGGCGCAAAGACCCTTATTTAGACCAGTGAGCTGTTACGCTTTCTTTAAATGATGGCTGCTTCTAAGCCAACATCCTGGTTGTTTTGGGATCCTCACATCCTTTCCCACTTAGCCATGACTTGGGGACCTTAGCTGGAGGTCAGGGTTGTTGCCCTTTTCACGACGGACGTTAGCACCCGCCGTGTGTCTGCCGACTAGTACTCCTCGGTATTCGGAGTTTGGTTAGGATCAGTAAGACGGTGAGTCCCCATAGCCCATCCAGTGCTCTACCCCGAGGGTATTCGGTCGACGCTCTACCTAAATAGATTTCGCGGAGAACCAGCTATTTCCGAGTTTGATTGGCCTTTCACCCCTAGCCACAAGTCATCCCGAACTATTGCAACAGTTATGGGTTCGGCCCTCCAGTTGGTGTTACCCAACCTTCAGCCTGCTCATGGCTAGATCACTCGGTTTCGGGTCTAATGCAACTAACTCAATCGCCCTATTCAGACTCGCTTTCGCTGCGCCTACACCTACCGGCTTAAGCTTGCTAGTTACACTAAGTCGTTGACCCATTATACAAAAGGTACGCCGTCACCCTTGCGGGCTCCGACTGTTTGTAGGCATCCGGTTTCAGGTTCTATTTCACTCCCTTGTCGGGGTGCTTTTCACCTTTCCCTCACGGTACTTGTTCGCTATCGGTCATGCACGAGTACTTAGAGTCGGTCCGGAAAGTTATTCAGTTTGAACAGAGCCTTCTCAGCATGAGGCGAATGGATGCCAATTTGAGGAAGGCGAGTGCGTTGCGTGACATGTTTTCGAAGTCCTTGGCCAGCCTGCGGCAACGTCCCAGCCACGCGAAGGTCCTCTCAACCACCCAACGTCTCGGCAAGACCTCGAAGCCTTTGGCAGTATCGGAGCGCTTGACGATTTCGGTCGCAAGGCCCGGCATGGCCTTCTTCTGCCCTTGGCAAAGACAGGTCCCTGATAGCCGCCATCGGCGAACAGCCTTTTCAGGAACGGGTACCTCCCAAACAGCGTCTTCAAGACCAGCACGCCACCGTCACGATCCTGGATGTCGGCCGGGTGAACCAGGGCATGAAGCAGCAGCCCTACCGTATCGACGAGGATGTGGCGCTTCTTGCCCTTGATCTTCTTGCCCGCATCATACCCGCTCGGGTCGATGCAGATCCCCTTTTTCGGCGCTTTTAACGCTCTGGCTATCGATGATGCAGGCGGTGGGACTGGCCTCACGATCCATCGCCTCGCGGCATTTCACATAGAGTTCATCGTGAAGACGGCCGAGTGTGCCGTCCCAGTTCCAAAGGTCGAAATAGTCGAACAACGTGCTCTTGGCCGGCAGGTCTTTCGGAACGGCGCGCCACTGGCAGCCCGTGCTCAGCACATACAGCAGGCCGTTGACGACCTCGCGAACATTGACCTCACGTCGGCGCCCGCCACGCTTGGCTGGAGGGATCAACGGCTCCACCAGAGCCCATTCCGCATCCGTCAGATCACTCGGATAGCGCAATCCATCGCGCTTGTATTTTCCACGGTTCGCTGTCGTCCACATCGCTGCCTTGCCCGAAAAGAATCATCTCAAAGCCAGGGAATCATAACCGACTCAGATTACGCAACTTCTTTCCGGACCGACACTCAGGTTACAAAGATTTATAGTGACGGCAATATAAATTCGAACTCAGAATCGTAAGATCAGTCTTCGTGAAGATCGAATCCACGAATGAAATGACGAAAAGAAACGAAGGTGGCAAACATTGGATAATGAGATTCTGGCGCGCCCCTATCCGTTAAGACGGAACTATAACCTGTTCGTACTACCGATTTTCTTCCTGACGATTTCCGGCCTACTTATTGCCGTCTCAAACGCTCTGTCTGTTAGTGTCGAACGTGCCTATAGTGCACAAACGGCTTCGCTCCATGCCGCGCTGTTCGCGCCGATCTTGGGGAAAGCCAGACACTCGGAGATCGGAAGTGGAGGAAAAGTCAGCGACGCTGACCAGACAAGACAGGCTATCGAAACGGAAGCGAAGGAGCTTGACTTGCTCTGCGCAGTTGCTTTTACCGAAGACGGCAAGGTACTGGCGGCAACCAACGACACATCGTGCATGGCCTCAACGATAAGTCGCATCCCCGAAATATCTGACGGACAGACAGTCTTTCTCGAAGAAGATGGGCCCCCTGTGCATTGGACCGTGCTCAGCAGGGCGCCAGGTATGACAGGGTCTATGTCGGTCTACATCGCCACTTCCGAAAAGGCATCCGCCCGCGAAAAACTTCTCGACAACGATACGATTATTTGGATCGTTATCCTTGGCGTGCCTCTAATAGGAGCACTTTGCCTCTCCACGTATTTCGTCTCACGGGCACAAAATGAAATCGACACACGCACAAACGCCCTGAATGAGGCGCGAAAGTCGCTCGCACATTTTGTTTCCGACAGCACTGAGAAGCGCGTTAGTTCCGGGCGCTCGAGCGCCGAGCGCCTGGCTGCGTCCATCCTGGTCCTCGATATCAGAGACTTCTCCAGTTTTGTCGAACAGGCGAGCGCCGAAGAAGCCGCTGCCCTTGTGTCTGAGGTTGCAAGCCACAGCTTCGCGGCCATCCTCGAACACGGCGGCGATATTGATCGCCTCGTGGGTGACGGGCTTGTCGCCTGGTTCGAAGGATCAGAAAGAAAGACAAACGCCCTCAGGGCGTCGGAGGCAATTCTGACAAGTGTCTCACGGGCGAATTTGCCCAGAGGGATCGGCATAGGACTGCACGACGGCACTGTGATAGAGGCCGTGATCGGAACCGAAATTCGCAAGGATGCAACGATCCTCGGTTCGCCCGTCAACGTTACCGCGCGACTGTGTGCTGCGGCACTACCAGGTGAAATCGTGGCCTCCAGTGAATTTTTCGAGGTGGCGGCAGGGCACGAGTTCAACGTTTCGGCTAGAGGCTCACTTCTGCTGAAGGGTATCGCCAATCCTATCGAGACGATTCGGCTTTCGCTGATGAACCGACGCGTGCTTGTCTAACCCGGCAGTGGCTCAAGTTCGGTTCCGTCATCTTCAACGCCCAGTTTTTCCCGCAGTTCAGGCGTTTCATTCGGGCCTATTTGCTCCTCGCTATTCGAGTCGCTGACGAATGTTAGGGGAGCATCGCATGCTTGCCTTGTCAACGGCGACCGTATTGACCACCAACGTCCTCAGACGCTCGCAATCGCCTGTTCAAGCAAAGACCGCACGTGCGCCGCGACCGTCTTCAGTTGCTGGTTTTCGATAGCCTGCATCGAGGCCACGGGTCGATGGCGCTGACCATGATGGCGCCCCCTCCAGCGATCGTACGATCACGTTGCAAGGCAGCATCGCGCCGACCTTCGGCTCGATCTTCATCGCCTCGAGGGCCATCTTCGGGTTGCACGCACCCAGGATGAGATAGTCCGGTATATCGACGTCGAGTTTCTTATTCATGGTCGCTCGTACGTCGATTTCAGTGAGGACACCGAACCCGTTGCTCGCGAGAGCCGCCTTCGTGGCTGCGACCACCTGATCAAATGGTATTCCGTTGGTCGTCTTATCGAGAGTGTAGGTCATGTTCTTCCTCCATATAAATCGGCTCCTGCCGATTAATCCGCCGGTGTGAGGACCACACAGTAACACTTGATCAATATTCCGCACACCTAGACGGCTGTTCCCACCAAGGCGCCTATGCCTGCTGTCAGCGCCATCGCAAAGGCGCCCCAGAAGGTTACGCGTACCGTGGCCCTCAGCACATTTGCACCGCCTGCCTTGGCACCAATCGCGCCGAGCAGGGCGAGGAACATAAGCGAGGCTACAGAGACCAGCATCACCAGTTGGTTCGGTGGCGCCACCCATACCATTGCGAGTGGCATTATCGCGCCAACCGCGAACGTCAGAGCCGACGTCAGCGCGGCAACGATCGGTCGGGCGGTAGTGATTTCGGAGATGCCAAGTTCTTCGCGGGCATGCGCCTCAAGCGCATCCTTCTGCATTAGTTGCACTGCTACCTGTCGGGCCAGATCAATCTCGACGCCGCGCCTGGTGTAAAGCTGTGCGAGTTCCTCGCGCTCAAGATCGGGCTGGCCGTCAAGCTCAAGCCGTTCGCGGGCGAGATCAGCCTGTTCGGTATCCGC comes from the Rhizobium oryzihabitans genome and includes:
- a CDS encoding mandelate racemase/muconate lactonizing enzyme family protein, with amino-acid sequence MKITGVDIYKYTVGYAHGTYVMSGDRVAATEDGTVIRIRTDQGLEGWGEITTLGKIYLPTFPDGIRIALKDLSEALIGTDPTNIGMVNRIMAGTLMGQEFAKSPIDIACWDILGKSLGRPISALIGGVLNDRFPIYEAVPLAAPESMGEFIRERRAAGINRFQLKVGNNPMDDIARTRASVEAGDSETIIVADSNGGWSLASAKLALQGMAGLAVYVEQPCRSTADCILAHRGSALPLVLDESIVNHDEIYRAKYEANAVSVNLKFGKLGGLTNTIKARDLLQELNMAVSVEDMWGGDIITAATSHVAATTRPESLLMTPFFNDWTDGHVASYLPRSSNGFGSAPTGPGLGIEVEVDKLEHLFTVGRA
- a CDS encoding GntR family transcriptional regulator: MKHKTMSTAAAEEIRSRILEGVFPPGRQLRQEELAQEFGISRIPIREALLLLESEGIVRIQPHRGAVVVELSAEEVEELFNMRILFEPFLLERSAPHLAPADFEKLDKILDRYETSIDKLDIDRWNDLNSEFHMLLYTHARSPRITSTVQNLLGECDRHTRIQLSNITGDRARAVREHKELVRLCRERRFAEAADFMRMHIDRIRVGLMALLHLDQTDATEATVGEQ
- a CDS encoding adenylate/guanylate cyclase domain-containing protein; this encodes MDNEILARPYPLRRNYNLFVLPIFFLTISGLLIAVSNALSVSVERAYSAQTASLHAALFAPILGKARHSEIGSGGKVSDADQTRQAIETEAKELDLLCAVAFTEDGKVLAATNDTSCMASTISRIPEISDGQTVFLEEDGPPVHWTVLSRAPGMTGSMSVYIATSEKASAREKLLDNDTIIWIVILGVPLIGALCLSTYFVSRAQNEIDTRTNALNEARKSLAHFVSDSTEKRVSSGRSSAERLAASILVLDIRDFSSFVEQASAEEAAALVSEVASHSFAAILEHGGDIDRLVGDGLVAWFEGSERKTNALRASEAILTSVSRANLPRGIGIGLHDGTVIEAVIGTEIRKDATILGSPVNVTARLCAAALPGEIVASSEFFEVAAGHEFNVSARGSLLLKGIANPIETIRLSLMNRRVLV
- a CDS encoding DUF302 domain-containing protein translates to MTYTLDKTTNGIPFDQVVAATKAALASNGFGVLTEIDVRATMNKKLDVDIPDYLILGACNPKMALEAMKIEPKVGAMLPCNVIVRSLEGAPSWSAPSTRGLDAGYRKPATEDGRGARAVFA
- a CDS encoding VIT1/CCC1 transporter family protein; its protein translation is MGWLRAAVLGANDGIVSTASLIVGVAASAAGSSEILIAGVAGLVAGAMSMAAGEYVSVSSQADTEQADLARERLELDGQPDLEREELAQLYTRRGVEIDLARQVAVQLMQKDALEAHAREELGISEITTARPIVAALTSALTFAVGAIMPLAMVWVAPPNQLVMLVSVASLMFLALLGAIGAKAGGANVLRATVRVTFWGAFAMALTAGIGALVGTAV